The following proteins are co-located in the Fodinicurvata sp. EGI_FJ10296 genome:
- a CDS encoding DUF3137 domain-containing protein — protein MTATFTERSPAEGGFAAVFADRVAPELDRLEGVRRQLLATAKRHMAIAVGIGLVLGLLLVWTGGNSAGIAGYAFGFGIPVAISAVGAFILWKRQEKQWEGSVAQAVMPAVCDFVGDLAYDREADKGFPLERMQRLGVIKSFHESTLSDRLEGRYRETPFEMVEAKLKSKSSNNDDNSSSSSKTLFDGLLFSIGVPETLRTRILIARDYGGVGNKLTEMFSGKSGRGMPKVALPHEKFESQFEVYADDPEAARAVLAPAFLDNLIAIAEAEGGSEGPRGLQAGFHEDRFFLALSRKEDFLKMGSLQTPVTGIEDDLHAVFDDLALVYRIIDRLHGIHPAS, from the coding sequence ATGACCGCAACATTTACCGAACGTTCGCCGGCCGAAGGTGGCTTTGCGGCCGTCTTCGCTGACCGTGTCGCGCCTGAGCTCGATCGCCTCGAAGGTGTCCGCCGTCAATTGCTGGCAACGGCCAAACGTCATATGGCAATTGCGGTCGGCATCGGTTTGGTTCTGGGCCTGCTGCTGGTCTGGACCGGGGGCAATTCGGCCGGCATAGCCGGCTATGCGTTCGGTTTCGGCATCCCGGTGGCGATCAGCGCTGTGGGCGCGTTCATCCTGTGGAAGCGCCAGGAGAAGCAATGGGAAGGATCTGTCGCTCAGGCCGTGATGCCGGCCGTGTGCGATTTTGTCGGCGACCTTGCCTATGATCGCGAGGCCGACAAGGGGTTTCCGCTGGAGCGGATGCAAAGACTTGGCGTCATAAAGTCGTTCCACGAGTCCACGCTCAGCGACCGGCTCGAAGGCCGTTATCGTGAGACCCCGTTCGAAATGGTTGAGGCGAAGCTGAAAAGCAAAAGCAGCAACAATGACGACAACAGCAGCAGTTCGTCGAAGACGCTTTTCGACGGCCTGTTATTCAGCATCGGCGTGCCGGAAACCCTGCGGACGCGAATTCTGATCGCCCGGGATTATGGCGGCGTGGGAAACAAGCTGACCGAGATGTTCTCCGGCAAGTCCGGCCGCGGCATGCCCAAGGTCGCACTGCCGCATGAGAAGTTTGAATCACAGTTCGAAGTGTATGCCGACGACCCTGAGGCAGCGCGCGCCGTTCTGGCCCCGGCTTTCCTGGACAATCTGATCGCGATCGCCGAGGCCGAGGGCGGGTCCGAGGGACCGCGCGGCCTGCAGGCCGGTTTCCATGAGGATCGCTTTTTCCTGGCCCTCAGCCGCAAGGAGGATTTCCTCAAGATGGGATCGCTGCAGACGCCGGTGACCGGGATCGAGGACGATCTCCACGCCGTCTTTGACGACCTCGCACTGGTGTACCGCATCATCGACCGTCTGCACGGCATTCATCCCGCCTCGTGA
- a CDS encoding DMT family transporter: MSTSSSLWGGTRSNGQAIAVMSAGILCLVVNDAMAKWLTDFYSPLQIVFLRNLLAMPMIAGIVFAVGGRSAFLTPHLGLHALRGLFLVGGAYAFFMALSFLPLAEATSLIFAAPIFITALSVPFLGEQVGWRRWTAVIVGFAGVLIVVRPGAAAFQPASLLVVGTAALYALAMISARWISRDETVWTMMFHVVFFPLLISAALAPLAWQTPQMNHLPLFFGMAVFGTLGMTFITQAFRMAPAAIVAPFDYTALVWASLFGWLIWGEMPGVWTYTGAAVIIASGIYIVVRETRKTPAL; this comes from the coding sequence ATGAGCACATCTTCGAGCCTATGGGGCGGGACCCGATCCAACGGCCAGGCGATCGCCGTCATGAGCGCCGGCATTCTGTGTCTGGTCGTGAACGACGCCATGGCAAAATGGCTTACCGATTTCTATTCGCCGCTTCAGATCGTCTTCCTGCGCAATCTGCTGGCGATGCCGATGATTGCCGGTATCGTCTTCGCAGTCGGCGGTCGATCGGCGTTCCTGACGCCCCATCTCGGACTTCACGCCCTGCGGGGGCTGTTTCTGGTCGGCGGCGCCTATGCATTCTTTATGGCGCTGTCGTTCCTTCCGCTGGCAGAAGCGACGTCGCTTATTTTCGCCGCGCCGATCTTCATCACCGCGCTTTCGGTGCCGTTTCTGGGCGAGCAGGTCGGCTGGCGGCGCTGGACGGCGGTGATTGTCGGGTTCGCAGGTGTCCTGATCGTCGTCAGGCCCGGCGCGGCCGCGTTCCAGCCCGCATCCCTTCTCGTCGTCGGCACGGCCGCGTTATATGCCCTCGCCATGATCAGCGCACGCTGGATCAGCCGCGACGAAACGGTCTGGACGATGATGTTCCACGTCGTCTTCTTTCCGCTGCTGATCAGCGCGGCCCTGGCGCCGCTCGCCTGGCAGACGCCGCAAATGAACCACTTGCCGCTGTTCTTCGGCATGGCCGTGTTCGGCACCCTGGGCATGACCTTCATCACCCAGGCCTTTCGCATGGCACCGGCAGCGATCGTCGCGCCTTTCGACTATACCGCTCTTGTCTGGGCCAGCCTGTTCGGCTGGTTGATCTGGGGCGAAATGCCCGGCGTCTGGACCTATACCGGCGCCGCCGTGATCATCGCCAGCGGCATTTATATCGTCGTTCGGGAAACGCGCAAGACCCCTGCCCTATGA
- a CDS encoding helix-turn-helix domain-containing protein — MPQRLKPEIRAGIVAAAAAVFAEKGYTGARLSDIAAKADLSTGNIYKYFGGKDDLFNDVVTPPTAARLLRLLRARVRELGTMEDWPAADAQGSRRADALLSFWIEQRLAVLILLDGSDGTRYEHVRVLIAREMERLAVAWLRERQGPESLTPEMVFVIRQTFDHTVGMIAAILRHSGDADSIRRAFGLFWRYQLAGLQALFRS; from the coding sequence GTGCCGCAGCGACTGAAGCCGGAAATCCGCGCAGGGATCGTTGCCGCCGCCGCCGCCGTATTCGCCGAAAAGGGATACACCGGCGCCAGGTTGTCCGACATTGCGGCAAAGGCCGATCTCAGTACCGGGAACATCTACAAGTATTTCGGCGGCAAGGACGACCTGTTCAATGATGTCGTGACCCCGCCCACGGCGGCGCGGCTCCTGAGGTTGCTTCGGGCGCGGGTCCGCGAATTGGGGACGATGGAGGATTGGCCGGCCGCGGATGCGCAAGGGTCGCGCCGGGCCGACGCGCTGCTGTCATTCTGGATCGAGCAACGACTGGCGGTTCTGATCCTTCTGGACGGATCCGACGGTACGAGGTACGAGCATGTCCGTGTGCTGATCGCCCGGGAAATGGAACGTCTGGCCGTTGCCTGGCTGCGGGAACGGCAAGGTCCGGAGTCACTGACACCCGAAATGGTGTTCGTCATTCGCCAGACATTCGACCATACCGTCGGCATGATCGCGGCGATATTGCGCCATTCCGGGGATGCCGACTCCATCCGTCGGGCGTTCGGTCTGTTCTGGCGCTATCAGCTTGCCGGGCTGCAGGCATTGTTCAGGTCATAG
- a CDS encoding amidase: MDEFVHMDATEQGRLVRDGEVTALELTEAAIGRIERLNPRINALASADFDLARQHSRDAAGQGVFAGVPTLLKDLLAYPGYECALGSRLFKGQKAQGGSPYTEALDESGLVVLGKSATSEFGLLGTTETAANGATRNPWDLRRSPGGSSGGAVAAVASGMVAIAHASDGGGSIRGPASFCGLFGFKPSRGRTVSAGMPADLPTAGLVSEHCVSRSVRDSAAWLEATEQPDQGRSSSRDSAPAPLRIGAYRCDAFGRPPSPEADAALETAWRLCQDLGHEVVEIESPPFDADETSRAFFALTGLVLNGMVAQFRAMMGAAFDDTLLEPHTREVIRRAQGLGPEAYERSQSALTDAERGLIDAMAPFDAVLSPTVPFAAFELGQYGPDRDTDALIDFTGRLAGYRFAASMAGSPAMSVSLYWTDEGLPIGCHFAASPGRDEVLFSLAYQLEAAAPWQPRLVALAEALACRSD; encoded by the coding sequence ATGGATGAATTCGTCCATATGGATGCCACGGAGCAAGGGCGGCTGGTCCGCGACGGCGAGGTCACGGCGCTGGAACTGACTGAGGCTGCTATTGGCCGCATTGAGCGGCTGAATCCGCGGATCAATGCCCTTGCGTCGGCCGATTTCGATCTTGCGCGTCAGCATTCGCGAGATGCGGCCGGGCAGGGCGTGTTTGCCGGGGTGCCGACCCTGCTCAAGGATCTGCTTGCCTATCCCGGTTATGAATGTGCCTTGGGATCGCGCCTGTTCAAAGGGCAGAAGGCACAGGGCGGGTCGCCCTATACCGAAGCTCTCGACGAAAGCGGCCTTGTCGTTCTGGGCAAGAGCGCGACCTCGGAATTCGGTCTGCTTGGCACGACCGAGACGGCCGCCAACGGCGCGACGCGCAATCCGTGGGATCTTCGCCGCTCGCCCGGCGGATCATCCGGCGGGGCCGTGGCTGCCGTCGCATCGGGCATGGTGGCGATCGCGCATGCCTCCGACGGCGGCGGATCGATCAGGGGGCCGGCATCGTTCTGTGGCCTGTTCGGCTTTAAACCGAGCCGGGGGCGGACGGTGTCGGCCGGCATGCCCGCCGATCTGCCGACCGCAGGATTGGTCAGCGAGCATTGTGTGAGCCGATCCGTTCGCGACAGTGCCGCATGGCTGGAAGCGACCGAGCAGCCCGACCAGGGTCGATCCTCGTCCCGCGATTCCGCGCCAGCGCCGCTGCGGATCGGCGCCTATCGCTGCGACGCGTTCGGCCGGCCGCCAAGCCCCGAAGCCGACGCCGCCCTGGAGACGGCCTGGCGCCTCTGCCAGGATCTGGGCCATGAGGTTGTCGAGATCGAATCCCCGCCATTCGATGCCGATGAAACCAGCCGGGCGTTCTTTGCCCTTACCGGACTGGTTCTGAACGGTATGGTGGCCCAGTTCAGGGCGATGATGGGAGCGGCCTTCGACGACACGCTGCTGGAGCCACATACCCGCGAAGTCATCCGGCGGGCGCAGGGTCTTGGGCCCGAGGCATACGAGCGCTCGCAATCCGCGTTGACCGACGCCGAGCGCGGTTTGATCGACGCGATGGCGCCGTTCGATGCCGTCCTTTCTCCGACCGTGCCCTTTGCCGCCTTTGAGTTGGGGCAATACGGGCCGGATCGTGACACCGACGCCCTGATCGACTTCACCGGGCGATTGGCCGGCTATAGGTTCGCCGCATCGATGGCCGGTTCGCCGGCAATGTCCGTATCGCTGTACTGGACAGACGAGGGGCTGCCAATCGGCTGTCATTTCGCGGCATCGCCGGGCCGGGACGAAGTGCTGTTTTCACTGGCATATCAGCTGGAGGCCGCGGCGCCCTGGCAGCCCCGGCTGGTGGCGCTGGCGGAGGCACTGGCGTGCCGCAGCGACTGA
- a CDS encoding DMT family transporter, which produces MAPMSDNMRGAALMMGSMAAFVTNDTLIKLASQEMSLFQAILVRGIFATLLIAVVAWRQKALLVRLPPNDRRLVVLRTTGEVGATVCFLTALINMPLANATAILQSVPLALTLAAAIFLKEPVGWRRYAAIIIGFGGVMMIVRPGAADFNSYSLLALAAVGFIVLRELTTYRLSPGIPSLHVAFVASAAILVLGAGGSTLGPWTPMTAYGVIVLAGAGLCLFAGYVLAVMTMRVGEIGFVTPFRYSILIWAIILGMVVFGDIPDVWTVLGITIVVMTGLFTIYRERKLSRQAAAERTRDTTTGHAAARRSEADEG; this is translated from the coding sequence ATGGCCCCTATGAGCGACAACATGCGCGGCGCCGCTCTGATGATGGGCAGCATGGCCGCTTTCGTGACCAACGACACGCTGATCAAGCTGGCATCACAGGAGATGTCGCTTTTTCAGGCGATCCTCGTGCGCGGCATATTCGCGACGCTGCTGATCGCCGTCGTTGCGTGGCGGCAAAAGGCATTGCTCGTCCGCCTGCCGCCGAACGACCGGCGTCTGGTCGTGCTGCGGACCACCGGCGAAGTAGGCGCGACGGTCTGCTTTCTGACCGCGCTGATCAACATGCCGCTGGCCAATGCGACGGCGATCCTGCAATCGGTCCCGCTGGCGCTGACGCTGGCCGCCGCCATTTTTCTAAAGGAACCGGTGGGCTGGCGCCGATACGCCGCCATCATCATCGGCTTCGGCGGCGTCATGATGATCGTTCGCCCCGGTGCGGCCGACTTCAACAGCTATTCACTGCTGGCCCTGGCGGCGGTGGGGTTCATCGTTCTGCGCGAGTTGACGACTTACCGACTGTCACCGGGCATTCCGTCCCTGCATGTCGCCTTCGTCGCCTCGGCAGCGATCCTGGTGCTGGGGGCCGGCGGCTCGACGCTCGGCCCGTGGACGCCAATGACCGCTTACGGCGTGATCGTCCTTGCCGGCGCTGGCCTGTGCCTGTTCGCCGGTTATGTGCTCGCGGTCATGACCATGCGGGTCGGCGAGATCGGCTTCGTCACGCCATTCCGCTATTCGATCCTGATTTGGGCGATTATCCTGGGCATGGTGGTTTTCGGCGATATTCCCGACGTCTGGACCGTGCTGGGGATTACAATCGTTGTCATGACGGGGTTGTTTACAATTTACAGGGAGCGCAAACTGAGCCGGCAGGCAGCGGCCGAAAGGACCCGCGACACGACAACCGGCCATGCCGCAGCCCGGCGTAGCGAAGCCGACGAAGGATGA
- a CDS encoding PAS domain-containing protein: protein MSLTNEAPGKRWGFIDRAPARSKLIDPMFEELAAPVGPKARALFDLWREVSPPGDLPNRTAFTFERIQECGSMGYFFVIEPMDGGRDWRYRLVGSRITWLFGEDTTNVPFTVHFYPDEAEQCIALSNSVVRTRVPLFLRARFVSGNFSGELETMSLPVHSPDNSELWLVGASYPTGEAARLAGIQGDG, encoded by the coding sequence TTGAGTTTGACGAACGAGGCTCCCGGTAAACGATGGGGATTTATCGACCGGGCACCGGCGCGCTCGAAGCTGATCGACCCGATGTTCGAAGAACTGGCCGCGCCGGTCGGCCCGAAGGCCCGGGCGCTCTTCGATCTCTGGCGCGAGGTTTCGCCGCCGGGGGACCTGCCTAACCGGACCGCCTTTACCTTCGAGCGCATACAGGAATGCGGTTCGATGGGGTATTTCTTCGTGATCGAGCCCATGGACGGCGGCCGGGACTGGCGCTACCGCCTCGTCGGCTCCCGCATTACATGGTTGTTCGGCGAGGATACGACGAATGTGCCGTTTACGGTGCATTTTTATCCCGACGAAGCCGAACAGTGCATCGCGCTGTCGAACAGTGTCGTGAGAACGCGCGTCCCTTTGTTCCTCAGGGCCCGCTTCGTCTCGGGCAATTTCTCAGGTGAACTGGAAACCATGTCGCTGCCCGTCCACAGTCCCGACAACTCGGAACTGTGGCTGGTTGGCGCGTCCTATCCGACCGGAGAGGCAGCGCGGCTCGCCGGCATCCAGGGCGACGGCTAG
- a CDS encoding M20/M25/M40 family metallo-hydrolase, which produces MSTTPLPSGTDDPVLNDLLGRVDELVHRLAHYVAFPSVGTDSAYAQGMADARAFLVDRLRALGFSGVTTLEAGGEPAVYAQSLEAPGAPTLLIYGHYDVQPPDPLDLWTTPPFTLTERDGRLYGRGVSDDKAPVLTAIEALGAFISIEGRLPINVKILLEGEEETGSRSLAAICRHHRDRLAADAVVSADGARWRADLATVNVGSRGNNGFEVTVTTAVKDLHSGRYGGAVPNALHVMAGLLAGLHRPDGAIAVSGFTDGLIPPTDAEREAMMAIPFDRAGFFDALGTVDTGEAGFDVLERLWYRPTIEVNGMWGGYTGEGSKTVIPNRATAKLTMRLGPGQDPDTAQAAVVAHLKAACPAGASVAIDDNRGGCAAYSTPLDHPLLAAVETAFARTLGTQPLRVRMGATLPLTAIMKTELGLDTVPLAFATADEDYHAPNEFFRMSGLTDGLAAWVHFVRVAATQTADDYAAYSVT; this is translated from the coding sequence ATGTCCACGACGCCTCTGCCATCCGGTACCGACGATCCGGTGCTTAACGATCTGCTGGGCCGGGTCGACGAATTGGTCCATCGTCTGGCCCATTATGTGGCCTTTCCGTCGGTGGGGACGGATTCTGCTTATGCCCAGGGCATGGCTGACGCCCGTGCGTTTCTGGTCGACCGGCTTCGGGCGTTGGGATTTTCCGGCGTCACGACACTGGAAGCCGGCGGCGAACCGGCGGTGTATGCCCAGTCACTGGAGGCGCCGGGTGCGCCGACGTTGCTGATCTATGGCCATTACGACGTCCAGCCGCCCGATCCGCTCGACTTGTGGACGACGCCGCCCTTTACCCTGACCGAGCGCGACGGCCGCCTCTATGGCCGGGGCGTGTCGGACGACAAGGCCCCGGTTCTGACGGCGATCGAGGCACTCGGCGCCTTCATATCGATAGAGGGGCGGCTGCCGATCAATGTGAAGATCCTGCTGGAAGGCGAGGAAGAGACCGGCAGCCGGAGCCTGGCGGCGATTTGCCGGCACCATCGCGACCGTCTGGCCGCCGATGCCGTCGTTTCCGCCGACGGCGCCCGCTGGCGCGCCGATCTGGCGACTGTCAATGTCGGTTCCCGCGGCAACAACGGCTTCGAGGTGACCGTCACGACGGCGGTCAAGGACCTGCATTCGGGCCGGTACGGCGGCGCGGTGCCCAATGCCCTGCATGTCATGGCGGGACTGTTGGCGGGCCTGCACCGTCCGGATGGGGCCATCGCCGTTTCGGGTTTCACTGACGGCCTGATTCCGCCGACCGACGCCGAGCGCGAGGCGATGATGGCGATCCCGTTTGACCGGGCGGGATTCTTCGACGCGTTGGGAACGGTCGATACCGGCGAGGCCGGATTCGATGTGCTGGAGCGGCTGTGGTACCGCCCGACGATCGAGGTCAACGGCATGTGGGGCGGCTATACCGGCGAGGGGTCGAAGACTGTCATTCCCAATCGGGCCACGGCAAAACTGACCATGCGTCTTGGTCCGGGCCAGGATCCCGACACCGCGCAGGCCGCCGTCGTCGCTCATCTGAAAGCGGCCTGTCCGGCGGGTGCTTCCGTGGCGATCGACGACAATCGCGGCGGCTGCGCGGCCTATTCCACGCCGCTGGACCACCCGCTGCTGGCCGCTGTCGAGACGGCTTTCGCCCGGACTCTCGGTACCCAGCCGCTGCGTGTGCGGATGGGCGCGACGCTGCCACTGACGGCGATCATGAAAACCGAGTTGGGTCTCGATACCGTGCCGCTGGCCTTTGCCACCGCTGACGAGGATTATCACGCGCCCAACGAATTCTTTCGAATGAGCGGCCTGACCGACGGCCTGGCGGCGTGGGTGCATTTCGTGCGCGTGGCGGCGACGCAGACGGCGGATGACTACGCTGCGTATTCCGTCACATAA
- a CDS encoding 3-keto-5-aminohexanoate cleavage protein: protein MTIDNLNSRSSAAMAKPKRKVIVTCAVTGGIHTPTMSEGLPYKPADIASQAIAAAEAGASILHLHARDPDDGRPTPDPDVFMQFLPVIKQSTDAVVNITTGGGMGMTVDQRLAAPMKAAPEMCSLNMGSMNFGIFPMAARYKDWKFDWEKPFLEASDDFIFRNTFKDIDYILRELGEGHGTRFEFECYDVGHLYTLAHFVDRGMIKPPFLVQTIFGILGGIGADPENVTFMKHTADKLFGNDFVWSVLAAGRHQMPSLTQALVMGGNVRVGLEDSLYLGPGQLAANNAEQVTKIRTIIEALDLEVATPTETREMLTLKGGDRVNF from the coding sequence ATGACGATCGATAACCTCAACAGCCGGAGCAGCGCCGCCATGGCCAAACCGAAACGCAAAGTCATCGTCACCTGCGCCGTCACCGGCGGGATACACACGCCGACCATGTCGGAGGGGCTGCCGTATAAACCGGCCGATATCGCATCCCAGGCGATCGCTGCCGCCGAGGCCGGCGCGTCTATCCTGCATCTGCACGCCCGCGACCCCGACGATGGCCGCCCGACGCCCGATCCGGACGTGTTCATGCAGTTCCTGCCGGTGATCAAGCAGAGCACCGATGCCGTGGTAAACATCACCACCGGCGGCGGCATGGGCATGACCGTCGATCAGCGGCTGGCCGCGCCGATGAAGGCGGCGCCGGAAATGTGCTCGCTGAATATGGGGTCGATGAATTTCGGCATCTTCCCCATGGCCGCGCGCTACAAGGACTGGAAGTTCGATTGGGAAAAGCCGTTTCTCGAAGCTTCCGACGATTTCATTTTCCGCAACACCTTCAAGGATATCGACTATATCCTGCGCGAACTGGGCGAGGGGCACGGCACCCGCTTCGAGTTCGAGTGCTACGATGTCGGGCATCTTTACACTCTGGCGCATTTCGTGGATCGCGGCATGATCAAGCCACCGTTCCTGGTCCAGACGATTTTTGGCATTCTGGGCGGAATCGGGGCCGATCCCGAGAACGTGACCTTCATGAAGCACACCGCCGACAAGCTGTTCGGCAATGATTTCGTCTGGTCGGTTCTGGCGGCCGGGCGCCACCAGATGCCGAGCCTGACCCAGGCGCTGGTCATGGGCGGCAATGTCCGTGTCGGCCTGGAGGACAGCCTTTATCTCGGGCCGGGGCAACTGGCGGCGAACAACGCCGAACAGGTAACCAAGATCCGCACCATCATCGAGGCGCTCGACCTGGAAGTGGCGACGCCGACCGAAACGCGGGAAATGTTGACGCTGAAGGGCGGCGACCGGGTCAATTTCTGA
- a CDS encoding cyclase family protein: MSRRIIDLSVALETGIASDPPGFEPEITYLGHEQTAEQVAGLFPGLRPQDLPGGEGWAIEKLDIITHNGTHLDAPYHHHSTMDGGKRAITIDEVPLDWCFQPGVKLDFRHMPDGYVVTPDDVEAELARIGHTLSPLEIVVVNTAAGAAYGDDDYIDRGCGVGRAATLWLLEQGVRVTGTDGWSWDAPFSHTRRRFEETGDPTLIWEGHRASMEIGYCHIEKLTNLDKLPATGFTLSCFPFKIRNASAGFVRAVAILDDDR, from the coding sequence ATGTCTCGCCGCATCATCGACCTCTCTGTCGCCCTGGAAACCGGAATTGCCTCCGACCCGCCGGGTTTCGAGCCGGAAATCACGTATCTTGGGCACGAGCAGACGGCCGAGCAGGTCGCCGGGCTGTTCCCGGGTCTGCGCCCGCAAGATCTCCCCGGCGGCGAGGGCTGGGCGATCGAGAAGCTCGACATCATCACCCACAACGGCACCCATCTCGATGCGCCTTATCACCACCATTCGACCATGGACGGGGGCAAGCGGGCGATCACCATCGACGAGGTGCCGCTGGACTGGTGCTTCCAGCCGGGCGTAAAGCTGGACTTCCGGCACATGCCCGACGGCTATGTGGTCACGCCGGACGATGTCGAGGCTGAACTGGCGCGGATCGGCCATACCCTGTCGCCGCTGGAAATCGTGGTCGTCAACACGGCGGCTGGTGCGGCTTATGGCGACGACGACTATATCGACCGGGGCTGCGGTGTCGGCCGCGCGGCGACGCTATGGCTGCTGGAGCAGGGCGTTCGCGTCACCGGCACCGATGGCTGGAGCTGGGATGCGCCATTCTCGCATACGCGCCGGCGGTTCGAGGAAACCGGCGATCCCACCCTGATATGGGAGGGTCACCGCGCCAGTATGGAAATCGGCTACTGCCACATCGAAAAATTGACCAATCTCGACAAATTGCCCGCAACCGGGTTCACGCTTTCGTGCTTTCCGTTCAAGATAAGGAACGCGTCGGCCGGATTCGTCCGGGCGGTCGCGATCCTCGATGACGATCGATAA
- a CDS encoding TRAP transporter large permease: protein MTGMEIGLGSLAAILILIWLGMHVGIALSLVSFVGIWLLRGNADQAAGILSLAARESISSYLFGVVPLFVLMGLVVSRADIGRDTFDVANRIFRRVRGGLGMATVGANAVFAAITGISIASAAVFAKVAVPEMLRIGHTPRFATGVVAGSSVLGMLIPPSLLLILYGIIAEQSVGLLFIAGILPGILLAVAFCAGIWVMVRFWSGFTGVPVAPAPDTSARRGLLADSIGKLLPILALVTLVLGGIYGGIFTPTEAGAVGALGAIAIAVVKRRMGVRALWGVTLETGHITAAICFLIIAATMYSRMLALSGLPAAMTQWIIALDSGIYGFIFFYVLVLIVLGTILDSSSIMLITLPLALPVAGAMQIDLIWFGIITVLAVEIGLLTPPLGLSVYVIKGALDDPEIGLGDVFAGAAPFAVIMLFVLALIVAFPPIATGLL from the coding sequence ATGACGGGCATGGAGATCGGGCTTGGATCGCTCGCCGCCATCCTGATCCTTATCTGGCTGGGGATGCATGTCGGCATCGCGCTGTCGCTGGTAAGCTTTGTCGGTATCTGGTTGCTGCGCGGCAACGCCGATCAGGCGGCCGGGATCCTGTCCCTGGCCGCGCGAGAGAGCATCTCCAGCTATCTGTTCGGTGTCGTGCCGCTATTCGTTCTGATGGGGCTGGTGGTCAGCCGGGCGGATATCGGCCGGGATACCTTCGACGTCGCCAACCGGATCTTTCGCCGCGTGCGCGGCGGGCTGGGCATGGCGACGGTCGGAGCCAACGCGGTATTTGCCGCTATCACCGGCATCTCGATCGCGTCGGCGGCTGTTTTCGCCAAGGTCGCCGTGCCGGAAATGCTGCGCATCGGTCATACGCCGCGCTTTGCGACCGGCGTCGTGGCGGGCAGTTCCGTTCTCGGCATGCTGATCCCGCCCAGCCTGCTGCTGATCCTGTATGGCATCATCGCCGAACAGTCGGTTGGCCTGTTGTTCATCGCCGGTATTCTTCCCGGCATTCTGCTGGCGGTCGCCTTTTGCGCCGGCATCTGGGTAATGGTCAGGTTCTGGAGCGGGTTTACCGGTGTCCCGGTCGCGCCTGCGCCGGATACGTCAGCGCGGCGCGGGTTGCTCGCGGACAGCATCGGCAAGCTGCTGCCGATCCTGGCTCTGGTCACACTGGTGCTTGGTGGCATATATGGCGGCATCTTCACGCCGACCGAAGCCGGGGCGGTGGGCGCGCTGGGCGCCATCGCGATTGCTGTGGTCAAGCGCCGCATGGGGGTTCGCGCGCTCTGGGGCGTGACGCTGGAGACGGGTCATATCACAGCGGCGATCTGCTTCCTGATCATCGCCGCGACCATGTACAGCCGCATGCTCGCGCTTTCCGGCCTGCCGGCGGCAATGACACAATGGATCATCGCCCTCGATTCCGGAATCTACGGGTTCATTTTCTTCTATGTGCTGGTGCTGATCGTGCTGGGAACGATCCTGGACAGTTCGTCGATCATGCTGATCACCCTGCCCCTGGCGTTGCCGGTTGCCGGGGCGATGCAGATCGATCTGATCTGGTTCGGCATCATCACGGTGCTGGCGGTGGAAATCGGATTGCTGACGCCGCCACTCGGCCTGTCGGTCTATGTTATCAAGGGGGCATTGGACGACCCGGAGATCGGACTGGGTGACGTATTTGCAGGGGCGGCGCCCTTCGCGGTGATCATGCTGTTCGTGCTGGCCCTGATCGTTGCCTTCCCGCCCATCGCCACGGGTCTGTTATAG
- a CDS encoding TRAP transporter small permease subunit, which produces MATTQNLSTGIGLLDRVSVALDRLTAIMSAVGTAIILVIMMLIVADVVGRAALGAPIAGVPEIVAMSILAIVFLQIANTLARGKLTRSDALLGALYRRSPRAGRLLDGVMHLGGAFLIGVLINAFWPLFLRSYGRNEMVGAVGQFNAPIWPVHGIVLAGSVVLCMVFLSRTAALFVLAFRGEVNRNGLGEAAE; this is translated from the coding sequence GTGGCAACGACGCAGAATCTCTCGACCGGCATCGGGTTGCTCGATCGGGTATCGGTCGCCCTGGACCGGCTGACTGCGATCATGAGCGCGGTCGGTACGGCCATCATCCTGGTCATCATGATGCTGATCGTTGCCGACGTGGTCGGGCGGGCGGCGCTCGGCGCGCCGATCGCCGGGGTGCCCGAGATCGTGGCCATGTCGATCCTCGCCATCGTGTTCCTGCAGATCGCGAATACGCTGGCGCGCGGCAAGCTGACCCGATCCGACGCCCTCCTGGGCGCCCTGTACCGGCGTTCTCCCAGGGCCGGCCGACTGCTGGACGGCGTGATGCATCTTGGCGGCGCCTTCCTGATCGGCGTCCTGATCAACGCGTTCTGGCCGCTGTTCCTGCGCAGCTATGGCCGCAACGAAATGGTCGGCGCGGTCGGCCAGTTCAACGCGCCGATCTGGCCGGTCCATGGCATCGTTCTTGCCGGTTCGGTGGTGCTCTGCATGGTCTTCCTGTCCCGCACCGCCGCTTTGTTCGTGCTGGCCTTTCGCGGCGAAGTGAACAGGAACGGGCTCGGGGAAGCGGCGGAATGA